From a single Lates calcarifer isolate ASB-BC8 linkage group LG12, TLL_Latcal_v3, whole genome shotgun sequence genomic region:
- the LOC108884869 gene encoding dermatopontin-like, which translates to MWTFIVVFVLLTAGYSTQAYDNSVGGNLYRCCPYKQVVSQIKSSYSSYDRRWRIECMPLDTDLSCSWTDFFNLYEKELNFNCPDNGVIRGLRSNYAKCPQGQTVEHPLLHCSQTDHI; encoded by the exons ATGTGGACCTTCATCGTGGTCTTCGTCCTTCTGACAG CTGGATACAGCACCCAGGCGTATGACAACAGTGTGGGAGGTAATCTGTATCGCTGTTGTCCATATAAACAGGTCGTGTCTCAGATTAAAAG CTCCTACAGTTCCTATGATCGCCGATGGAGGATTGAATGCATGCCTCTGGACACTGATTTGTCCTGCTCCTGGACAGACTTCTTCAACTTGTATGAGAAAGAACTCAACTTCAATTGCCCAGACAATGGTGTGATTCGCGGCCTCCGCAGCAATTATGCAAAGTGCCCACAAGGACAGACA GTGGAGCAtcctctgctgcactgctcCCAAACTGATCACATCTGA